The Longimicrobium sp. sequence CACCGGGGCGGCGCGGAAGGGCCCGCCGCCGTGCAGGAGCACGCAGGCGCCGGGATGGCCGCTGGGAAGCGGGGTGCGGAAGAGCCCCACGAACACCGCCCCCGAGAACCCCTCCGGCGCCCTCACCCGCCCCTCCACCGCCGGACCGGGCGCGGCGGCGCCGGCGTCGCGCACCTCCAGCGCCCGCGCCAGCGAGGCCGCGTCGGTGCGGACCGCGAAGCGGCGCAGCCGGTGCGGCGGCAGCCCCACCGACTCGGAGAACTGGCGCGTGAACGAGCCCACGCTGTTGAAGCCCACCTCGAAGCAGATGCGGGTGGCGCTGAACCGCGTGGTGAACAGGAGCCGCCGGGCCGCGTCCAGGCGCAGCGCGGAAAGGAAGCGGAACGGCTGCACCCCCGTGACCTGCCGGAAGATGCGGTCGAAGTGGAAGGGGCTGGCCGCCGCCTCGTGGGCGATGGCCTGCAGCGACAGCGGCTCGGAGAGGCGCTTGCGCATGGCCCCGATGGCGTCCTCCACCGACCGGCGCCGCGACGCGGCGGTGCGGTCGCGGCACGCGGGGGCGAGGGGAGCCACTGTCGCGGGGGCAGAGGCGGGGTCCCTGGGGCGTGTCGTGCTGCTGGCCATGGGTGCTCCGGTGCTCGGGTCCGAAAGTGCGAAAGTGCGAAAGTACGAAAGTGCGTCAGTGCGTCAGTGCGAGAGCTCCCGTAGCGCGCGCGCTCCCGCCGTGGAACGCCGCCTTCGGCGTCGCCGACGGTGTGCTCGCGGACGGGCCGGACTCCCGTGCCGGCCCGGCGTTCATCCCGGCCGCGACGACCTTCACCCGTACGGCAGCAGCGCGTCGCGGAGGGCGCCGGGGAGGGGCGCGGCGACCGTTCCGCCCCCCTCTTCGCGCCGCATGCAGGCCACCTCCTGCTCGCCGCGCGCGGCCAGCTCTTCGCCGTCGCCGGCGCGGCGCCAGTACTCGAAGCGCAGGGTGATGCGGTTCTGCGCCACGCCGCCCAGCCGCATCCGCAGCCGCACCTCGTCGAAGGCGTGCAGCTCGCCCAGGTACTCGCACGAGACGCGCGTGGTCACCAGCGCCAGCCCGCGCGCCATCTCGTCCAGCACGCCGGGGGCGTGGTCGCGCAGGAACAGCTCGCGGCAGCGCCCCTGCCAGCGCACGTGGTTGACGTAGTAGACGTTGCCGACGACGTTCGTCTCCTCGAAGCCCACCACGTGGCGGTATTCGTAGGCGCGCCCCGGGCCGCCGCCGCTCGCGGGCGCCGGCGTCATGGTCAGACGGCGGCCGCCGCCGCGCGCTCCAGCCAGGGCGCATACCCGTCGGCGGCCAGCCGCCGGCCCATCGCGTCGAAGAGGGCCGGGTCGTCGGGCGCCCAGGTGGCCAGCCCGTCGACGTAGCGGTTGTACATGCAGAAGGCGGCGGCGATCAGCACCGTGTCGTGGATCTCGCGGTCGGTGGCGCCCTGGTCGCGCGCCACCCGGATCTCGGCCTCGCCCACGCGCCCTCCCTCCTGCACCCGCCCGGCGATGGCCAGCAGCGCCCTGAGCCGCGGCGTCACCGGCGCGTGCCGGTAGTCGCGCACCACGGCGTCGACGGCGGCGCCCCCGTCGTCCAGCAGGTGCCGGGCGGCGGCCGCGTGCGCGCGGGTGCAGAAGGCGCAGCGGTTGAGCGACGACACGTAGGTGGCGATCAGCTCGCGCTCGGCCGGGGCGAGCCCCTCGCTGGAGCGCAGGAGCACCTGGGCCAGCTCGTTCAGCACGCGGCCGCTCTCCGGGTAGCGCTCCATCAGCCCGACGATCCCCGGGATTCCCTCCCTCACTTCCACGTGTGGCATACGGTCCTCCTGAGTCCTAAGTCCCAAGTCCTGAGTCCTGAGTCCTGAGTCCTGAGTCCTGCGTCCTGAGGGGAAAGAGTGGCGCATCTCCCTTGCACTTAGTCACTTAGGACTCAGGACTTGGGACTTGGGACTCAGGGTACGGCTCACGACGCGAGCTCCCACCGCGCGGCGGCGGCGTGGAGCGGGAACGGATCGGCCGCGGCGGCGGCTTCCACGGGGACCGCCAGCGCCACGACCCGCGCGCCCTCGGCCCCGGCGATCCGCAGGATCCCGGTGGCCACGACCATCTCGCCCCACGCCAGGATCACCCAGCCATCCGCGGAGGCCGAGGAGAGGGCCGGCGTTTCCGCCGGACGCCCGCTCGCCTTGGCCAGCGCCTCGCGGGCGGACCAGACGCGCGTGGCCGCCGTGTCCAGCTCGTCGCCGGTGGCGCGCGCCACCTCCTCCGCCAGGCGGAAGCCGCCGGTGCCCAGCAGGTCGTGCCAGAGCGCGGCCGGGCGCGCGGCCACCCGTTCCAGGTCGCACCCCAGCGGGCCCGGCCCGGCCACCCCCATGGTCAGCCCGTCGCAGTGGGCGGCCGACACGCCCAGGGGAAGCTCGAGCAGCTCGGGCTTCCCGTCGGGCCGCCTGCCGACGGGCGCGCCGGCGCCCGCGGCCCGCCGGATCGCGCGGTCGCTCGCCGTGCGGCGGTCGGCGCCGCCGTCGCGCTCCACGGCCACCGACACCGCGGCGCCGGGCACCAGCTCGGCCACCCGCCGCTCCAGCCAGGGGCCCAGCAGCGCGGGCGCCCAGCCGCCCGCCTCCGGCTCCAGCGGCGCCACCCGCCGCAGGCGCAGCCCCTCCCAGCGCTCGCAGACGGTGCCGTCGGCGGCCACCACGTCGACGTCGTAGACCAGCTCCCGCCCGTCGTCGGCGGTCTCGCGCGCCCGGACGGCATGCGCGGCGGCGGGATCCAGCACGCCCGCGGCCACCCGGGCCACGCCCACGGGAAGGACGAGCGCGTGGGGGATGCACGCCTGGATCGCGTGGAGCGCCGCGTCGCGCGCGCCGGGGTCGCCCAGCACCCGCGCGGGGGGAAGCCAGGCGCCGAACCAGCGCGCGCCGCCGTCGGGCGACAGGGCGGCCTCGCATGCCCGCGCGCGCAGGGCGCGGTAGGCGGCCACGCGGCGGAAGCGCCCGCCGTGGAAGAAGAGCGGGCCGTACAGCTCGCGCGCGGGGTCCAACGCGACCTCGGCGCCGGCCGGCGCCGCCTCCACCGGGCCGCTCCGGCCGCTGGCACGCTCCGCCCCGAAGCGGCAGCGGGCGCGGAAGTGGTCGGCCGCGAAGCCGGTGGCCTCGCTGCGGAGCGCGACCTCCACGCTGCCGTCGCCGTGCGCCAGCGCGCACAGGCGCACGCGGGTGCGGCCGCCGGCGGAGACGACCACCGGCTGCTCGAAGCGCACCTCCTCGAAGGCCGGCACCCGCTCCGTCCCGGCCAGCGCCATGGCCGCCTGGGCCATCGCCTCCAGCCCCAGCACCGCGGGCAGGAGCCGCTCGCCGCCCACCACGTGGTCGTCGAGATAGGGGTCGGTGTCGGCGGAGAGGTCGGCCTCGGCCACCAGCTCCACGCCCGGATAGTGGACGCGCGGGTGCTCGAGGAAGCGGAAGAGGGGGAGCTCGGGACGCTCCAGGAGCAGCGTGGGCGGCGCGCCGAAGCGGCCGGCCACCACCACCGACGGCGCCGGCGCGGGTGCGGCCAGGAGGCGGTGCAGCATGGCCACGCCCTCGTCCGGGGCGATCGGCGTCACGCCCGAGCGGGCCAGGGCGTCCACGGCGCCCAGTCGCGCCCCCATCCCCACCGCCGACCAGACCGACCACTCCACCGTCAGGCAGCGGCAGCGGGGGTTCGCGGCACCGAAGCGCTCCACCTCGCGCGCGAGCCACTCGTTCGTCAGCGCGTACGCGGCCTCGCCGGGCATCCCGGTGCGCGCGATGATGGAGCCGAAGCCGACCACCAGGCGCACCCCGGCGGGGTCGAGCGCGGCCAGGACGCTGCGCATCCCGGCCACCTTGGGCGCCAGCGCGGCGCGGAGCCCCGCCTCGTCCAGCGCGCCCAGCAGCCGGGGGACGTTCACCGCCGCGCCGTGCAGCACGGCGGTGACCCGGCCCAGCTCCGCCTCGGCCGCGCGCACCGCCCGGCGCACGGCCTCTGCGTCGCTCACGTCGGCCGCGAAGTAGCGGGCGCGCACCCCGGCGGCCGCCATGCGCTCCAGGGTGCCGGCGACCGCGGCATCCCCGGCGGGCGAGGTGCCCACCAGCGCCAGCGCCGCCCCGCCCTGGCGCGCCAGGGCCAGCGCGCACTCGGCGGTGATCCCCTTGGCGCCGCCGGTGGCCAGCAGCACGTCGCGCGGGCCCAGCGCGGGCCCGGCCGCATCCTGCAGCGCGGCCAGGCGCAGGCGGGGGACGCTGCGGCGGCCGAGCGCGTCGTAGCGGGCCTCGGCGTAGCCGTCCGCGCTCCGCACCTCGTCCACCGCCCACGCCGCGGCCTCGGGGAGGTCGGGGGGAAGGTCGACGACGCACACCGTGGCGCGCGGCGCCTCCAGCGCCAGCGTGCGCGCGAACGACGCGGCGCCCCCGCCGTGCTGCGCCAGGAGGAAGCGCGCGGGACCGTCGGAGGCCAGCACGGCACGCGCGCCCTCCAGCAGCAGCCCCAGGTGGCGCTCGTCCGGGTCCGGGGGAAGGCACACCGCCGTCCCGCTCCCCACGCCGCCCGCGCCCAGCGCGGCGCACAGCGGCTCCGCCAGCGGGTGGCCCGCCGGGGCGATCACCCGCCACTCTCCCCCACCGTCCGCCGCGGGACGGTCGGCGCGGTGCGGAAGGGGGGCCTCGACCCACCCGACGGTGAAGGCGCGCACCCACGGGCCGACGCCCGGCGGGGCCGTCTCCCCGCCCTCGTCCCCGGCGACGGGGGACGCGTCGCCGGCGGCGGCGAGCCCGGCCAGCGCGTGGGCCATCCCGGCCACGGTGGCCGACGCGTACTCGGTGGGCGCGGCGGGCGGGGCCACGCCCAGGCGGCGCGACGCGCGCGCCACGATCTCGCCCACGGTGATGGAGTTCAGGTGCAGGTCGCCCAGCAGCCGGTGCTCGTCGAGCACGGCGGCGGCGGGAAGCTCGGCCCGCTCGGCCACCAGCGCGCGGACCACCTCCAGGGGGGAGCCACTCTCCGCCGACCCGGCGCCGGCGGCCGTATCGGCTTCGGTGTCGGGAACGGCCGGCGAGGGCGTCTCGAGCTCCACCGTTCCCCCGTCCACCGGGGCCATCTCGCAGGGGCTGGCCAGGAAAGCGGGGCGGCGGGCGGGGTCGAAGGGGCGCGCGAAGCGGTCGGCGTGCAGCGCCTCCAGCCGCACCGGCGCGCCCAGCGTCCACGCGGCCCCGGCGGCGCGCAGCACCCCGCCCAGCGACGGCCCGCAGGCGTCCATCGCCACCACCGGCACGCCCTGGGCGCCGGCCAGCGCCGAGAGCGCCTCGCCCGGCCCGGCCTCGATCCACAGGTCGGCCTCGCCGCGCACCGCCTCGAAGGCGTCGAGGAAGAGCACCGGCGCGGTGACCTGCCGCACCAGCAGCGCGCGCAGGTCGTCGCCGGGGGCCAGCGGACGCCCCAGCACGGTGGAGGAGACGCGGCGGCGGGGCGGCCGCAGCGGCTCGCCCGCCAGGTGCCCGGCCAGCGGCGCGGCGGCGGCGGCCACCAGCGGCGAGTGGAAGGCGTGCGAGACGGACAGGGGGCGCGCCTCCCATCCCCGCGCACGGGCGCGCTCGACCACCGCCGCCACCGCGTCGGCGGGGCCCGACACCACCGTCCGCGCCGGCGCGTTCACCCCGGCGATCACCACCGGCCCGTTCCCCAGCAGCGCCTCGACCTCCGCGCGCGGCGCGGCCAGCGACGCCATGGCGCCCGCGGGGCCGTCCAGCGCGCCCATCGCCGCGCCGCGGACGGCGGCGGTGCGCAGCAGCGCCTCGCGGTCCATCACCCCCGCCCAGTGCAGCGCCGCCAGCTCGCCCAGCGAGTGCCCCACGGCCACTTCCGCCTCGATCCCCAGCGCCTCCAGCACGGCCAGCGCGGCCAGCGTGGCGCGGGCGATGGCGGGCTGGGCCACCTGCGTGGCCACCCCGTCGGCCCCGGGCGCGGGCGCGGGAGCTTCGGCGTAGAGCGCCTCCACCGCGTCGAAGCGGCGGCGGAGCGCCCCGCCGCCCAGGTGCGCGGGCGAGCCCTGCCCGGGAAAGAGCAGGCCCAGGCGCGGCGCGGCGGAGGCGGGCCCGGGGTGCAGGAAGACGCCGGCGCGCGCGTCGACCCGCGTCGCCACGCCGTCCCCACCCCACGCGCAGAGCGCCTCCAGCCCCCGCGCCAGCTCCTCGGGGGTGGAGGCGACCACGGCGGCGCGCGCGGAGCCCGCCCCGGCGCTCCGCTGCAGGTGCACCGCCAGATCCACCAGCTCGGCGCGGCTGAGCGCGGCCGCCACCGGGGCCAGCTCGCGCGCCTGGGCGGCGAGCGCGCCGGCGTCGCCGGCCGCCAGGCAGAAGAGCTCCGCGTCCTGCGCCGAGCGGAGGAGCGTCCGCACCCGCGGGGCGAGCGCGCCCGCCCGCTGCACGGCCACCCCTTCCAGCACCACGTGGGCGTTGATCCCCCCGAACCCCATGGCGCTGACCCCCGCGCGCAGCGGGCGCTCGCCGGGCCACGCCTCGCCGGCGGCGGGGGCGCGGAGCACCCGCGGCTCGGCCAGCAGCTCCGGGTGGGGCTCGCCGCACCCCGTGGCGGGGGGGATCACCTGGGCGTGCAGCGCCATCGCCGCCTTCACCACCCCGGCGATCCCCGCGGCCGCCTTGGTGTGCCCGATCACCGCCTTCACCGAGCCCAGCGCCGCCGGCCGGCGGGCCCCGCCCTCGCGCAGGGCGCGGGTGAGCACCCGCAGCTCGGTGGCGTCGCCCACCGCGGTCCCCGTCCCATGGCCCTCGAAGTACGCCACCGTCTCGGGTCCGAACCCGGCGCGTGCGTAGGCGCGGCGCAGCGCCAGGAGCTGCCCCTCCTCCTCGGGGCGGGTGATCCCGCCGCTCCCGTCCGACGACACGCCCCAGCCCCGCACCAGCGCGTAGACGGGGATGCGCCGGGCCAGCGCGTCGTCGTAGCGCATCAGCACCACGAAGGCGCACCCCTCGCCGGGGAAGAACCCGGCCGAGCGCGCGTCGTACACCCGCATCTCGCCCTCGGCCAGCGCCCCGGTGCGGGCGAACCCCACCAGCTCGAAGGGGTCCAGGCTCAGGTCCACCCCCCCGGCCACCACGGCGTCCAGGTCGCCCGCGGCCAGCGCCGAGCACCCCTGCGCCACCGCCAGCAGCGACGAGGCGCACGCCCCGTCCACCGTGTAGCCGCCGCCCTTGAAGTCGAAGTGGTTGCAGATCCGCCCGGCGATGGTGTTGGACAGCCCCCCGGCCAGCGTCTCCTCGCCCGGCGGCGGGAAGGGCGCCTTGAAGCGCGTCTCGGCGGCGGCCAGGAAGCGGCGGCGCTCCCCCGCATCCCAGCCGGCCTCGTCCAGCTCGGCGTCGAACACCCGGCGCACGTACGGCCAGCGCAGCCGCAGCAGCCCCGCGCGCGAGAACTCGCCGGTCAGCGAGTTCCCCACCAGCACCCCGGTGCGCTCGCGCGGCAGCCCCTCGCCGCCGGGCAGGCGGGCGTCGTCGAGCGCCGCGGCGGCCACCTCCAGCGCCAGCCAGTGCGCCGGGTCGGCCTCGCGGTACGCGCTCCCCGACACGCGGAAGCGCACCCGGTCGAACTCCCAGTCCTCCACCAGCGCGGCCTGCGTCACGTAGGTGAGGTCGACCGCGCTCCGGCTGGCCGAGGCGTAGTCGGCCAGGCGCAGGCGCTGGTCGGGGATGCGGCGGAAGGCGCGGCGGCCGGCCAGCACGTTCTCCCACAGCTCGGCCGGGGTGCGGGCGCCGGGATAGCGGCAGGCCATCCCCACCAGGGCGATGGGCGCGCTCACGGCTCGCGCTCCGCCGCCAGCACCGCCCGGCGCCGCGCCGCGGGCACCCGCCCCGGCGCCGGGTCCGCCACGCGCGCCGGCTCGGGATCCGGCCGTACCGGGCGCGCGGCGAGCAGGGACGCGTACGCCCACGCCCCACGCGCCGCGCACACCAGCGACAGCGCGAAGAACAGCCCGAACACCACGTGCGCCGTCATCAGCACGCCGTACGCGGCGGCCACCGCCGCGCCGAAGGCCGCCTGCGCGCGCGGCGCCGACGGCGTGGTGGCCGGGTCGGTGACCATGTAGAAGCTGAAGAGGATGAAGGCCACGCCGGTCAGCGGCAGCCACGCGGCGCCGAGCGGGGCGCCGAACGCCAGGTGGCGGACCGCCGCCTGCGCGGCGAAGCCCAGCACCCAGGCGCCGATCAGCGGCAGCCGCCGGGTGAAGCGCGCGTTGAGCAGCGTTCCCGTGCACACGATCACCGCCGGGAGCACCCAGTCGCCCACCGGCCCCAGCCCCTCGGTGAAGTGGTAGGGCGGCGCGATCCCCACCCAGGGGAAGAGGAGCAGGGTGGCCGTGATCCCCAGGTTGGAGGGGTTGAAGAAGTGCCGCCCGCCCTGCCCCGCCGGGAGGCGGAAGAGCGACTTCGACGCGATGGCCGCCGCGGCGGCGAAGGCGATCACCGCCAGCCGGTCGTTGGCGTACAGGAGCATGGCCACCGCCAGCCCCGTGATGTGGGCCGAGAGGAAGAAGTCGACGGCGGCCCGCGCACCCCCGCGCCAGCGCGGCGACCGCCCCGCCGCGCGCGAATCGACCGCCTCGAGGAGGGCCTCGGTCAGGTACGCGGCCGCCAGCGCCACCACCGGCTGCGCCCACGACTGCTCGAAGCCGAGCACCGTGTGGCCCAGGAGATTCAGGATGGTGATGGCCACGGCGAAGCGCCTGAGCCCGCCCAGGCGGCCGGCGTCGCGGGGGGTCGTCTCAGGCGCCATCGGCGTCTCCCGGTGCGGGGTTGCGGCCGAGGACGACCGTGTGCCATCCCGGCGTCAGCTGCAGCGTCCCGGCGTAGCGCCGCCCGTCGGCGCCCCGCCAGCGCAGCTCCACGCGCAGCGCGGTGCCCGCGGGCAGCGACCCCAGCCCGAAGTGCAGGTCGGCGCTGCGCTTTCCCGAGTGCCCGTTCCCGCCGTCCACCTGCGCCACGCGCACCGACCCGTCGGGGAGGCGGACGGTGGCGGCGGCGCCGATGGCCGGGCGCGCGCGCACGCCCCGCCCGGGATGCCCGGGGAAGACGACGGTCGCCCCCGGGGCGGCGGCGACGGGGAGGAGGAGGTGCAGCCCCAGGAAGGCGCCGGGGCGCGGGGCGTCGTTGCGGTAGAAGCGCGAGGGCCCCCACTGGTTGGCCAGCGCGAAGTCCAGGTCGCCGTCGCCGTCCACGTCGGCCGTGGCGATCCCGCGGGTGACCTGCGCGGCTCCCAGCCCCACCTCGCGCGCCAGGTCGTAGTAGCGGCCGTCGCGGGCGCGGACGAAGAAGCGGTCGGGCTGGTGGCCGGCGAGGTCGGCGTCGCCCGGGAGGAAGCGGTGCCAGCTGGCGGGGCTCGAGGTCAGCTGGTCGTTGCCCATCGCCAGCTCGTGCAGCTCGGGCCAGCGGTTGGTCGTTCCCCGCGCGAAGCCGATGGCCTGCATCGCCTCGGGCGTCCCGTCGTTGTCGAAGTCGTCGAGCCGCGACTCCCATCCCCAGCTGCTGCGCGAAAGCCCCAGCGCCTCGCTGCGGTCCACGTAGGGCGCCACGCCGTCGCGCATGCGCCGGGTCTGGCCGGTGCTGATCCAGGCGAAGTGGCTTTCCTCGAGCGAGAACTCGCCCGCGATGTTGCTGACGTAGATGTCCAGCAGGCCGTCGCCGTTCAGGTCGGCGAAGTCCACCCCCATCCCCTTGAACGAGTCGCGCCCCAGCACCTTGGAGCCCGGCGTCGTCCACCTCTTCACCCCCTCCAGCACGGCAAAGCGGGGATGGCCCGGGCGCGAGCGGTTGTGCAGGAGCCGGTCGGGCCCGAAGTCGTTGGCCAGGTACAGCTCGGGAAGCCCGTCGCCGTCCAGGTCGGCGGCCCCCACCGCCAGCGTCCACCCGCGCGCCACCCGGTCGCCGAACACTCCCGGCGCCTCGCGGAAGCGCCCCGGCCCCGCCCACAGGAGGACGCGGTCGCGCCCGCCGTTGAAGGCGCGCGACATGCTCTGCTGCATCCGCTCGCGCCCCCCGGCGCGCGCGTCCAGGATCCGCGCCCCGTCGGGGAAGTAGTTGCCCACCACCAGGTCGGGGTGCCCGTCGCCGTCCACGTCGGCGAAGGCGGCCGCGTTGGTGTACCAGCGCGCCCCGCCGCCCGCCACCTCGCGGCGCTCGTACCCGTCCGCGGACGGCGTTTCCGCGCGGCGCAGGAAGGCCACGGGGGTTCGTCCCCAGTAGTAGACCACCAGGTCCATCGCGCCGTCCTCGTCCACGTCGCCCGGGAGGCATCCCATCGGCGCCATGGTGGCGGCGGAGTACGCCAGCGGCGCCGGGTCGAGCGCGAACGGCGCGTATCGCCGCGGCGTGCCGGGCACGGGCGAGACGATCGCCTGGTCGGTGCGCGGATCGACGTGGCAGACGTCGTTGGGAAGCCCGTCGCCGTCGAGGTCGACCAGCGCCACCGCCGCGCCGACCGACGAGATCCACGCGCGGAGGTGCGCCAGCGACGGGTGCACCGGCCGCGCGGTGCGGAACGGCCCGCCGGAGAGCTCGGGAAGTGCCTGGGCGGTGAAGCGGAAGCGCGCCGCCAGCGCCGCCCGCTCGCCGCCGGAAAGCGTGGGGAGGCGGGCCGCCGCGTACAGGGCGGCCACCACGGCCAGCGCCGCCGCGCGCCGCGCGTGGCGGCGGGCGTATCGCAGGAAGCCGCTCATGCGCGGGCCTCGGCCGCGAAGTGCCGCTGGATGCGGAGCCGCCAGGCCTCGTAGGCCGGGAGGCCGCCCACGGGAGCGAGGCCCTCGAGCGCGTCGTCGGTCACCCGGGCGGCGGCGGCGGCCGGGCAGCCGCAGAGCGCCAGGCAGGCGAGCTCGGTGTGCGGCGCCGGGTTCCCGGCGCGCCGCCGCGCCCCCGCGGCGAAGGCGGCGCCCTGCGCCAGGGCCGGCCGGTACGGCCCGGCCATGGCGGCCAGCGCGCCCGCCTCGCCATGCCCGGGCCCGCCGGCGTAGGCGCAGGCCAGGCCGGCGCCGCTCCACAGGTCGCCCCGCCGCGGGGCGGCGAAGCGCGCGATGGAGGCGGCGACGCGCGCGGGGTCGGCGCCGTGTACGAACCACAGGCTCCGCCCCAGCCCCTGGTCGAAGGCGCGGCGGGCGTAGCCGGAGACGCGCCGCGGGAGCGCGCGTGCGTCCACGAAGCGGCGGGGATGGAAGTACCCCTGGTGGAAGCCGTACCCGTCGGCCGCCAGCCATCCCAGCAGCGGGTCCATCCACCCGGGCACGTGGTGGAACGGGCGCCTCAGCCGGGCCAGCGCCCACCCGGCGCCCACGTGCACCATGTACGCGTGGCTCCTGCCGGCGCCGCGCAGGAACGCCTGCACGCGCTGGCGCCGCCACGGCGTGAGCGCGTCCAGGAGCGTCAGCGCCATCGCCGCGCCCTCGTAGGCGAAACCGCGCAGCGCCGGCTCAACCGCCTCCAGCCGTGCGGCCAGGCCGTCTTCGGGGTCCTCCTCGAGCGCCGCGTGGTAGCCGTCCAGGAAGGTGCGGCCCACCTCTTCCAGCCGCAGCCGGGCCTGGGTCACGCCCGCGAAGCCGCGCCGCGCGAACGTCGCCTCGGCGGGGTCGATCCGCAGCAGGCGCCGGAGGAGGCGCCGGCCGGGGCCGGACCGTGCCGGGGCGGCGTCGCGGGCCGGCGCGGCGCGGGTGTTCCAGGGCGACCGGGGGGCGGCGGAGAGCATCCGGGTGCGCGGGGTTCGACCGTATCCGGAAAATGAGCCGAAACCGTCGGCGCACGGCCGCGCATCGCCCGTCGTGAAGCCTGCCGTAAGCTCCTCGGGTGCCGCGGGATGGGCGATCATGACAAGCTCCGTACCGCCCCGCCCCGCCCGCGGCGGACCGGGTCCAAAGCCGCGCACCGGCCGAAGTTGCCCTACATTTGGCGTCGGGAAAGGCCGGGCCGGGTGTGCGGCGGGCTGCACAGGAGAGGGAAGGCCCCCTGTGCGGAGGACCCACAGGGGGGCGGAGAGCGCGGATCGCGGTGAATGCCGCGCACGAGCGGACGACGTCTCCGGGGCTCGCGCCCCGCAGGCGTTGGGACAGCCGGGTTTCTCGCGGAGGAGGGGTCAGTCGGAGGGCGGGTCGACGTCGCCGAGCGCGGCCAGGAGGTCGTACAGCCCGCGGCGGCTGATCCCCAGGAGGCGGGCGGCCTTCACCTTGTTTCCCTCGGCCAGGCGGAGCGCCTCGGCCAGGTAGTGGCTGCGCACCCGGTGCAGGGCGCTGGGAAGGTCCAGCGCGAGCCCGCCCGCCGGAGCGGCGTCGAAGGGGGCGTAGCTCCCCCGCACCTCGTCGGGAAGGTGGCGCGGGAGGAGGGCGTCGCCCTCGTCCAGCCGGGCGAGCACCTGGGCGCGCTCGATCACGTTCTCGAGCTCGCGGACGTTCCCCGGCCAGGAATAGCTGTCCATGGCCTCGGCGGCCGCGGGGCTCACGCGGCGCAGCGGCGACCGCGTGACGGGCCGGTAGAGCGCGAGGAAGTGCTCGCACAGGTGGGGAAGGTCTTCCCTGCGCTCCCGCAGCGCCGGCAGGTGCAGCTCGATGACGTGGAGCCGGTAGTACAGCTCGGGGCGGAACCGCCCATCCCGGACGGCGCCCATCAGGTCGCTGTTGGTGGCCGCGATCACCCGCACGTCCACGGGGATGCTGCGCGTGGCTCCCAGCCGCCGCACCTCGCGCTCCTGCAGCGCCCTCAGCAGCTTGGGCTGGAGGGAAAGGGGAAGGTCGCCCACCTCGTCCAGGAACAGCGTGCCGGTGGTCGCCTCCTCGAAGTACCCCGGCCGCGACCCGGCCGCGCCCGTGAACGCGCCCCGCTCGTAGCCGAAGAGCTCCGACTCGATCAGGTTCTCCGGAAGGGCGGCGCAGTTGACGGCCACAAAGGGGCGGCCGCTGCGGTCCGAACGGGCATGGACGCTGCGCGCCGCCACCTCCTTGCCGGTGCCGGTCTCGCCCGTGACCAGCACGGTGGTGCCGGTGGGGGCCACCAGGTCGATCATCCGGCGCAGCTCCACCATCTGCGGCGAGCTTCCGACCAGCTCGACGGCGCGGTGCGGCGGCGCCGCAGGGGTGCGGAACCGACGTGAGCCGGGAGAGGGTGGATCGGACCCGGAGGCCGCCTGGCCGCCTCGGGGTGCCCGCCAGGAGGTGGACGAATCCATGGACCGGCTCATTCGATGGAGGCGCCCGGCCGTCTCCCGGCTCGGGGGGGAGCCGGGCACGACGACCAGGCGTGCGAATCGCCCACCCCGTAGTCCCTGAACTCAGGACTTCATCGCCGCCCCTCCTGCACGCCATCCGAGCACGCGCGAAACCGGAAGCTCGCGCCCGGAATCGGTTCACCGCTCCTTTCGTCACGTAAGAGTGCTTTCTTTTCAAGACAATTACATAGAGTGCACGTTGCGACGAACGTCGCTTGTTTTGGCCTGATATGCTGGCAAATCTCCCTTACGTGCTCCCGCGTGTAGATCCTTTTAAGCCTACAATATGTAGTACCAGACAAGAGTCAATACGTTGCATGATCGCGTGTCACTCTTTGCCTCGTCGCCGCCATTCCGGGCAATCCAGGAGAAGTCCGGCCCCGGGACGGCACCCTACCTTCGGTTGGAAAAACCGTCACTGCCGCACGACCGCCGGCCGTCCAGGGAGCGTCCCGGCGGACCCGTCACCATCGTCTCGCGGCCCTGGCAACCGTGCTTCGGCCCGCTTCCACGTGGAGGATCGCGGCGTGCTCATCTCTCGCTGCCGGGGAGCGGACGGGGTGCCCTCCGCGCGACCGCACCGGCCTGCTTCCTCCGCGTTCTCTTCG is a genomic window containing:
- a CDS encoding AraC family transcriptional regulator is translated as MASSTTRPRDPASAPATVAPLAPACRDRTAASRRRSVEDAIGAMRKRLSEPLSLQAIAHEAAASPFHFDRIFRQVTGVQPFRFLSALRLDAARRLLFTTRFSATRICFEVGFNSVGSFTRQFSESVGLPPHRLRRFAVRTDAASLARALEVRDAGAAAPGPAVEGRVRAPEGFSGAVFVGLFRTPLPSGHPGACVLLHGGGPFRAAPVGYGTWHVFAAGVALPLAEKGGLLHEDVLRGAGGPVTVTEGGGVRGVEVVLRPGAAIDPPILVSLPLLLAERLAAAGLA
- a CDS encoding acyl-CoA thioesterase — translated: MTPAPASGGGPGRAYEYRHVVGFEETNVVGNVYYVNHVRWQGRCRELFLRDHAPGVLDEMARGLALVTTRVSCEYLGELHAFDEVRLRMRLGGVAQNRITLRFEYWRRAGDGEELAARGEQEVACMRREEGGGTVAAPLPGALRDALLPYG
- a CDS encoding peroxidase-related enzyme (This protein belongs to a clade of uncharacterized proteins related to peroxidases such as the alkylhydroperoxidase AhpD.), coding for MPHVEVREGIPGIVGLMERYPESGRVLNELAQVLLRSSEGLAPAERELIATYVSSLNRCAFCTRAHAAAARHLLDDGGAAVDAVVRDYRHAPVTPRLRALLAIAGRVQEGGRVGEAEIRVARDQGATDREIHDTVLIAAAFCMYNRYVDGLATWAPDDPALFDAMGRRLAADGYAPWLERAAAAAV